The following proteins come from a genomic window of Sphingobium cloacae:
- the leuA gene encoding 2-isopropylmalate synthase, whose amino-acid sequence MMLTNPSAKYRPFPQVDLPDRQWPSRVITAPPRWLSTDLRDGNQSLIDPMNAEKKNRFFDLLVKIGVKEIEVGFPAAGATEFDFIQDLVRSGRIPADVTPQVLTQAREDLIATTFESLRGADKAIVHVYNAISPAWRRIVFGMEQSEIKGIAVHAAKLLRDNAAKQPDTDWHFEYSPETFSTAELDFSLECCEAVIDILQPTPEKPLILNLPATVEAATPNVYADQIEWFCRHISRRDSVAISLHTHNDRGTGVAAAELGIMAGADRVEGCMFGNGERTGNCDIVTVALNMYSQGINPGLDFSDIDEVIQTVEYCNQLPVHPRHPYGGELVFTAFSGSHQDAIKKGFAAQEARNDEIWDVPYLPIDPADLGRNYEAVIRVNSQSGKGGVAWVLQQDKGLKLPKRMQADFSRVVQALADQSSRELNAADIWAAFEAHYRLSGDQPYRLIDYQEGGAAGDRIFTGKIAFEGGERSISGRGNGLLSSVLAALRDEFGVDLDIADYSEHAIGAGTDVAAAAYVECRTGDGRTVFGIGTDTDVATASVQAVLSAANSVAAARA is encoded by the coding sequence ATGATGCTGACCAATCCTTCCGCGAAATACCGCCCCTTCCCGCAGGTCGATCTGCCCGACCGCCAGTGGCCCAGCCGCGTCATCACCGCGCCGCCGCGCTGGCTCTCCACCGATCTGCGCGACGGCAACCAGTCGCTGATCGACCCCATGAACGCGGAAAAGAAGAACCGTTTCTTCGACCTGCTGGTCAAGATCGGCGTCAAGGAGATCGAGGTCGGCTTTCCCGCGGCGGGCGCGACCGAATTCGACTTCATCCAGGATCTGGTCCGTTCGGGCCGCATCCCGGCCGACGTCACGCCGCAGGTGCTGACGCAGGCGCGCGAAGACCTGATCGCCACCACCTTCGAATCCCTGCGCGGCGCGGACAAGGCCATCGTGCATGTCTACAACGCCATTTCGCCCGCATGGCGGCGCATCGTCTTCGGCATGGAACAGTCGGAAATCAAGGGCATCGCTGTCCACGCGGCCAAGCTGCTGCGCGACAATGCGGCGAAGCAGCCCGACACCGACTGGCATTTCGAATATTCGCCGGAAACCTTCTCCACCGCTGAGCTGGATTTCAGCCTGGAATGTTGCGAGGCAGTGATCGACATTCTCCAGCCGACGCCGGAAAAGCCGCTGATCCTGAACCTGCCCGCCACGGTGGAGGCGGCGACCCCCAATGTCTATGCCGACCAGATCGAATGGTTCTGCCGTCATATCTCGCGCCGGGACAGCGTGGCGATCTCGCTCCACACCCATAATGACCGGGGCACCGGCGTGGCGGCCGCTGAACTGGGCATCATGGCGGGCGCGGATCGCGTCGAAGGCTGCATGTTCGGCAATGGCGAGCGCACCGGCAATTGCGACATCGTGACCGTCGCGCTCAACATGTATTCGCAGGGGATCAATCCCGGCCTCGACTTCTCCGACATCGATGAAGTCATCCAGACGGTCGAATATTGCAACCAGCTGCCGGTTCACCCGCGCCATCCCTATGGCGGCGAACTGGTCTTCACGGCCTTTTCCGGCAGCCATCAGGACGCGATCAAAAAGGGGTTCGCCGCGCAGGAAGCGCGCAACGACGAAATCTGGGACGTGCCCTATCTGCCCATCGATCCCGCCGATCTGGGCCGCAATTACGAAGCGGTCATCCGCGTCAATTCTCAGTCGGGCAAGGGCGGCGTCGCCTGGGTGCTGCAACAGGACAAGGGGCTGAAGCTGCCCAAGCGGATGCAGGCCGACTTCTCCCGCGTCGTGCAGGCGCTCGCCGACCAGAGCAGCCGTGAACTCAACGCCGCCGACATCTGGGCCGCGTTCGAGGCGCATTACCGCCTGTCGGGCGACCAGCCCTATCGCCTGATCGACTATCAGGAAGGCGGCGCGGCGGGCGACCGCATCTTTACCGGCAAGATCGCCTTTGAGGGCGGCGAACGCTCCATCTCCGGGCGCGGCAACGGCCTGCTCTCCTCCGTGCTGGCCGCGCTGCGCGACGAGTTCGGCGTCGATCTCGACATCGCCGACTATAGCGAGCACGCCATCGGCGCGGGCACCGACGTGGCGGCGGCCGCCTATGTCGAATGCCGCACGGGGGACGGCCGCACCGTCTTCGGCATCGGCACCGACACCGACGTCGCCACCGCCTCGGTCCAGGCCGTCCTCTCCGCCGCCAACAGCGTCGCGGCGGCCCGCGCCTGA
- the trmFO gene encoding methylenetetrahydrofolate--tRNA-(uracil(54)-C(5))-methyltransferase (FADH(2)-oxidizing) TrmFO, which yields MTHQVHIIGGGLAGSEAAWQLAQAGVKVRLSEMRGSGDMTPAHQTDGLAELVCSNSFRSDDADKNAVGLLHQEMRRLNSLIMAQADLAKVPAGSALAVDRDIFSQGVTRALAEHPHVEIARERIDALPAEGMTIIATGPLTAPALASSIGAAAGMDHLAFFDAIAPVVHFDSIDMDKCWMANRWDKIGPGGGEGKDYINCPMNKEQYQAFVQGLLDGEKTDFKEWETNTPYFEGCMPIEVMASRGPETLRHGPMKPMGLDDPRTGRWPYAVVQLRQDNASGTLWNMVGFQTKLKHGAQIELFRTIPGLERAEFARLGGLHRNTFIQSPRLLDATLRLKSAPHIRFAGQVTGCEGYVESSAIGLLAGRFALAELTGRALASLPADTALGALLGHVTGNVETADYQPMNVNFGLFPPLDDVKKKQRKEAMTARARASLGQWLGEELQPA from the coding sequence ATGACTCATCAGGTGCACATCATCGGCGGCGGCCTCGCGGGATCGGAGGCGGCCTGGCAACTGGCGCAGGCGGGCGTGAAGGTGCGCCTCTCCGAAATGCGCGGCTCAGGCGACATGACCCCGGCGCATCAGACGGATGGCCTTGCGGAGCTGGTCTGCTCGAACAGTTTCCGCTCCGACGATGCGGACAAGAATGCCGTGGGCCTGCTGCATCAGGAAATGCGGCGGCTGAACTCGCTCATCATGGCGCAGGCCGATCTGGCCAAGGTGCCCGCCGGATCGGCGCTGGCGGTGGATCGCGACATCTTCTCCCAAGGCGTCACCCGCGCCCTGGCCGAACATCCCCATGTCGAAATCGCGCGCGAGCGGATTGACGCGCTCCCAGCGGAAGGCATGACCATCATCGCCACCGGCCCGCTCACCGCGCCCGCCCTTGCCTCCAGCATCGGCGCTGCAGCAGGCATGGATCATCTCGCCTTCTTCGACGCCATCGCGCCGGTCGTCCATTTCGACAGCATCGACATGGACAAATGCTGGATGGCCAACCGCTGGGACAAGATCGGCCCCGGCGGCGGCGAGGGCAAGGATTACATCAACTGCCCGATGAACAAGGAGCAATATCAGGCTTTCGTGCAGGGCCTGCTCGACGGCGAAAAGACCGACTTCAAGGAATGGGAGACGAACACCCCCTATTTCGAAGGCTGCATGCCGATCGAGGTGATGGCTTCGCGCGGCCCCGAAACGCTGCGCCATGGTCCGATGAAGCCCATGGGCCTCGACGATCCGCGCACCGGGCGATGGCCCTATGCGGTGGTACAGCTTCGTCAGGATAATGCGTCGGGCACGCTCTGGAACATGGTCGGCTTCCAGACCAAGCTCAAGCATGGCGCACAGATCGAATTGTTCCGCACCATCCCCGGCCTGGAACGAGCGGAGTTCGCGCGGCTGGGCGGGCTGCACCGCAACACCTTCATCCAGTCGCCCAGGCTGCTCGATGCGACACTGCGCCTCAAGAGCGCGCCGCACATCCGCTTCGCCGGACAGGTGACGGGCTGCGAAGGCTATGTCGAAAGCAGCGCCATCGGCTTGCTCGCCGGGCGTTTCGCCCTGGCGGAGCTGACGGGCCGCGCGCTCGCGTCCTTGCCTGCCGACACGGCGCTGGGCGCGCTGCTCGGCCATGTGACGGGCAATGTGGAGACGGCGGACTATCAGCCGATGAACGTCAATTTCGGCCTGTTCCCGCCGCTGGACGACGTGAAGAAAAAGCAGCGCAAGGAAGCCATGACCGCCCGCGCCCGCGCATCGCTGGGGCAATGGCTGGGCGAGGAACTCCAGCCCGCCTGA
- a CDS encoding EF-hand domain-containing protein, producing the protein MGRLLAGGMAALLLVAGGLFWWQGQAGNAPVPQALVGPPPPPAVEELPEGDPDAVGEAPPMPGEASPQTREQKRFARYDRNRDGVITRIEMMGSRVKAFKALDKDGDNLLSFEEWAVATSDRFGKADADGDGKLTPAEFAATAPKKPPKPHCKC; encoded by the coding sequence ATGGGGCGATTATTGGCGGGCGGGATGGCGGCGCTGCTGCTGGTGGCTGGCGGGCTGTTCTGGTGGCAGGGGCAGGCAGGGAATGCACCCGTACCGCAGGCGCTGGTCGGGCCGCCTCCGCCCCCTGCGGTCGAGGAATTGCCGGAGGGCGATCCCGATGCGGTGGGCGAAGCGCCGCCCATGCCTGGCGAAGCCAGCCCCCAGACCCGTGAACAGAAGCGCTTCGCCCGCTATGATCGCAACCGCGACGGGGTCATCACCCGGATCGAGATGATGGGCAGCCGCGTGAAGGCGTTCAAGGCGCTCGACAAGGATGGCGACAACCTCCTGTCCTTCGAGGAATGGGCGGTGGCGACATCGGACCGCTTCGGCAAGGCGGACGCCGATGGCGACGGCAAGCTGACCCCCGCCGAGTTCGCCGCGACCGCGCCGAAGAAGCCGCCCAAGCCGCATTGCAAATGCTGA
- a CDS encoding TadE/TadG family type IV pilus assembly protein, protein MSKKAFHSASFLGRLRRDASGNTLAIVAAAIIPLSAMIGGSIDISRLYLTKTRLQQACDAGALAGRKDMSGITWTDANKTVAEQFFRLNFPEGRYGTGTSSIDFTASSAGAVTGAAVADVPMTLMSLFNMPTRTIHAECTADLQLPNTDVMFVLDTTLSMNDANPGDSQSRIVALREAVSSFYTQLQQVKPAGSHIRYGFVPYSGTVNVGMLLKRDWIVDSWTYDSREANGTTQSGGDGVEPDTTTSSSTKKIKGNTTSSTAPGLAEKCTGPTQSNDYSEGKWSDWSAWTPSDNALPRSHSRQRTRVGTTYSYKLNNGVCTITSTTYSSDYVEEQTETIKKNPNAGKPKGTTTNYNWSYKAISYPLTSLKGTGDGNELVSGGSFEAQVEDKHQMRPITWTESNACIEERKTRRTSEGEDTPRNDMDVDLVPDKDHSDTQWRPFLPGLVYGRNNTSFTATGSWKYTTDAPTNTATNYLTPFKSPDEYGACPSPARKLAEIDDASTLTTYLSTLKPKGFTYHDIGFLWGLRLMSRDGIFREENRAAEATGRVARHLIFMTDGDTDTRIGAYDAWGLSAIDRRRTPIGSIPTNIAQNAITEDRLRTLCTLAKNDKNITVWVIAFGTDLTTLLSDCASPGRAYQADNASQLTATFSQIASQIAQLRVTR, encoded by the coding sequence ATGAGCAAAAAAGCATTCCATTCCGCGAGCTTTCTTGGCCGGTTGCGGCGCGATGCGTCGGGCAATACGCTGGCGATCGTCGCGGCGGCGATCATTCCCCTGTCGGCCATGATCGGGGGCAGCATCGACATCAGCCGCCTCTACCTCACCAAGACGCGCCTGCAACAGGCTTGCGATGCAGGCGCGCTGGCGGGGCGCAAGGATATGTCGGGCATCACATGGACCGACGCGAACAAGACCGTCGCGGAGCAATTCTTCCGGCTCAATTTCCCTGAGGGCCGTTATGGGACGGGCACGTCCAGCATCGATTTCACGGCGTCCAGCGCGGGGGCCGTGACGGGCGCCGCAGTCGCCGACGTGCCCATGACGCTGATGTCGCTGTTCAACATGCCGACCCGCACGATCCACGCGGAATGCACGGCGGACCTGCAATTGCCGAACACCGACGTGATGTTCGTGCTCGACACCACGCTGTCGATGAACGACGCCAATCCAGGCGACAGCCAAAGCCGGATCGTGGCATTGCGCGAGGCCGTCAGCAGCTTCTACACCCAACTGCAACAGGTCAAGCCTGCGGGCAGCCATATCCGCTATGGGTTCGTCCCCTATTCCGGAACGGTCAATGTCGGCATGTTGCTGAAACGGGATTGGATTGTGGATAGCTGGACTTATGATTCCCGCGAGGCCAACGGCACCACACAAAGTGGAGGGGATGGAGTTGAGCCCGACACAACCACCAGTTCATCGACAAAAAAAATCAAAGGAAACACTACGTCGTCGACCGCTCCAGGCTTAGCTGAAAAATGTACGGGACCGACCCAATCAAATGACTATAGTGAAGGCAAATGGTCGGATTGGTCCGCTTGGACTCCATCCGACAATGCATTACCACGATCTCACTCTCGACAAAGAACCCGTGTCGGCACGACTTATTCCTATAAGCTTAACAATGGCGTATGCACGATAACATCTACGACATATAGTTCAGATTATGTCGAAGAACAGACAGAAACAATCAAAAAAAATCCAAATGCCGGAAAACCAAAAGGCACGACGACTAACTATAATTGGTCCTACAAGGCTATCTCCTATCCCCTGACATCCTTAAAAGGCACAGGGGATGGCAATGAACTGGTCAGTGGAGGCAGTTTCGAAGCCCAAGTGGAAGATAAGCACCAAATGCGCCCGATTACATGGACTGAAAGCAATGCCTGCATCGAGGAACGCAAGACTCGTCGAACCAGTGAGGGCGAGGATACTCCACGCAATGATATGGATGTTGACCTCGTTCCAGACAAAGACCACTCCGACACTCAATGGCGGCCTTTTCTGCCTGGATTGGTTTATGGTCGAAATAATACGAGTTTCACCGCGACAGGTTCATGGAAATATACGACTGATGCCCCAACTAATACGGCCACTAATTATCTGACCCCTTTCAAATCTCCCGATGAATATGGAGCTTGCCCTTCCCCAGCGCGAAAACTGGCGGAAATCGATGATGCGTCAACGCTCACGACCTATCTGAGCACACTTAAACCCAAGGGTTTCACCTATCATGACATCGGCTTCCTCTGGGGCTTGCGCCTGATGTCGCGCGATGGCATCTTTAGGGAAGAAAACCGGGCGGCCGAAGCTACCGGCAGAGTTGCACGCCATCTGATCTTCATGACAGACGGCGATACCGACACTCGCATCGGCGCCTATGACGCATGGGGCCTATCAGCGATAGACCGCCGCCGCACACCCATCGGATCGATCCCCACGAACATTGCGCAGAACGCCATCACCGAAGATCGGCTCCGAACGCTGTGCACGCTGGCGAAGAACGACAAGAACATCACCGTATGGGTCATCGCATTTGGCACCGATCTCACCACCCTGCTCAGCGATTGCGCCTCGCCCGGCCGCGCCTATCAGGCGGACAATGCCAGCCAGTTGACCGCAACCTTCTCGCAGATCGCGTCGCAGATCGCGCAGTTGCGGGTCACGAGATGA